A stretch of Nostoc sp. 'Lobaria pulmonaria (5183) cyanobiont' DNA encodes these proteins:
- a CDS encoding HNH endonuclease: protein MYNNQLQQCELCQREMENLTIHHLVPRQNTKRKKQDPGPTANICSACHRQIHALFDNKLLARELNTLEKLSNEPQMQKFLVWVRKQDPGKRIAVHR from the coding sequence GTGTATAACAATCAACTACAGCAATGTGAACTATGCCAAAGAGAGATGGAGAATTTAACTATCCATCACTTAGTTCCGCGACAAAATACCAAACGCAAAAAACAAGACCCAGGCCCAACAGCAAATATCTGTTCTGCCTGCCATCGTCAGATTCATGCGTTGTTTGATAACAAGTTACTTGCTAGAGAACTCAATACTCTAGAAAAACTCAGTAATGAGCCGCAAATGCAAAAATTCTTGGTGTGGGTAAGAAAGCAAGACCCCGGTAAGCGGATTGCAGTTCATCGATAA
- a CDS encoding UvrD-helicase domain-containing protein: protein MPNYHPKTEHLPKQKTAWQHLPTKAVRVPELFLEEIEAYARSLDGQTSPFETIISALDKLNPEEIEQIKLAIESLSSEKLELVTVKEVQRKARHGDTPRWQTLPQEQQLSDTEIAAYTAKFGFVPSKYQIAIADWILRGKGHGCCNSVAGSGKSTTLKIVAKTLEESGLRPSEIKICVFGKLNAQDLIRKFGQAWKESISTLHSAGFSLVKKELGIRSSYDIEVSGQKYKRIAQDLDLIAKRGNPVGRLKTEKIIGSDNDFLKLIDLVRLTNQQPTQETIKAIASHFEIDDVWEPDLIARWIEYCLSIGEQKAIKKECLDFTDQIWLPVKWRLNEAKWFRPYGFVLVDEAQDLNAAQLELALILAGSTGRILAVADPRQAIMGFAGADNKSYENIVSRTSAVELPLSICYRCPRRHIALVKEIYPQIPIEPSPNAAEGSITQIQSSDVEKLVKLGDMVIGRKTAPLVSLCIRLISRGIKATVKGKDIGESLKKDLEDIAKMPGYSFEFFNDATARYKQAKSLQYQGLDNEDQMLENLKDKVQAIATIYQCQPQARGIDDLKYYIDSLFSDENSPITLSTCHRAKGLEGDRIFIYKPDDMPMTWKNQQQWQLEQEKNLLYVALTRSKSELFIVGECSWYTASPAPETDKTVNTSKQSTHDDYFSLYREAREKLDKELSPIFKNADSRAKFIKTVIDEDIDLGILEDSGKIKYTSAESKKAVYTAIDNYWVRFGVASRSLEEIENEYDTQLDEYDF, encoded by the coding sequence ATGCCAAACTATCACCCTAAAACAGAACATCTACCTAAGCAAAAAACAGCGTGGCAACATCTGCCAACTAAAGCGGTAAGAGTGCCTGAATTATTCTTAGAGGAAATTGAAGCTTATGCGCGATCGCTCGACGGACAAACTAGCCCATTCGAGACAATAATCTCTGCATTAGATAAACTGAACCCTGAAGAGATAGAGCAAATCAAACTAGCTATAGAATCCTTGTCTAGTGAAAAATTAGAGCTAGTTACAGTAAAAGAAGTACAGCGCAAAGCTCGCCACGGGGATACTCCCCGGTGGCAGACTTTGCCCCAAGAGCAACAATTATCTGATACTGAAATTGCGGCGTACACTGCAAAATTTGGGTTTGTGCCTTCAAAATATCAGATAGCGATCGCTGATTGGATTCTAAGAGGAAAGGGTCACGGGTGCTGTAACTCAGTTGCTGGATCTGGTAAAAGTACCACACTTAAGATTGTGGCTAAAACCCTTGAAGAATCAGGCTTAAGACCCAGTGAAATTAAAATCTGTGTATTTGGTAAACTCAACGCCCAAGACTTAATCAGAAAGTTTGGGCAAGCTTGGAAGGAATCGATTAGTACTTTGCACAGTGCTGGTTTCTCACTAGTAAAGAAAGAGCTTGGAATTAGGAGCAGTTATGATATTGAAGTTAGCGGACAGAAATATAAACGTATTGCCCAAGACTTAGACTTAATTGCTAAACGTGGTAATCCAGTCGGTAGATTAAAGACTGAGAAAATTATCGGCAGTGATAACGACTTTCTTAAGCTTATAGACTTGGTGAGGCTGACTAACCAACAGCCAACACAGGAGACAATAAAGGCGATCGCATCTCATTTTGAAATTGACGATGTTTGGGAACCTGACCTTATAGCTCGTTGGATTGAGTATTGCTTAAGTATTGGTGAGCAAAAGGCGATTAAGAAGGAGTGTTTGGATTTTACCGATCAGATTTGGTTGCCCGTAAAGTGGCGATTAAATGAGGCTAAATGGTTTCGTCCCTATGGCTTTGTACTGGTCGATGAAGCCCAGGATTTAAATGCTGCACAGCTAGAATTAGCTTTGATACTGGCTGGGTCAACCGGGCGTATTTTGGCAGTTGCAGATCCGAGACAGGCGATAATGGGCTTCGCCGGTGCCGACAACAAGAGTTATGAGAACATTGTCAGCCGCACCAGTGCTGTAGAGTTACCACTATCAATTTGTTATAGATGTCCGCGAAGGCACATTGCTTTGGTCAAAGAAATCTATCCCCAAATTCCCATTGAGCCATCCCCCAACGCTGCGGAGGGTTCTATCACTCAGATTCAAAGCAGTGATGTTGAGAAGTTAGTCAAGCTCGGTGATATGGTCATTGGTCGGAAGACTGCACCACTGGTTAGTTTGTGCATCAGGTTAATTAGTAGAGGTATTAAGGCAACAGTCAAAGGTAAGGATATTGGGGAATCTCTTAAAAAAGACCTTGAAGATATCGCTAAAATGCCGGGATATAGTTTTGAATTCTTCAATGATGCGACAGCGAGATATAAACAAGCTAAATCGTTGCAGTATCAGGGCTTAGATAATGAAGATCAGATGCTTGAAAACCTCAAGGATAAGGTGCAAGCGATCGCAACTATTTATCAGTGCCAACCACAGGCAAGGGGTATTGATGATTTAAAATACTACATTGATAGTTTGTTTAGTGATGAAAACTCGCCAATTACTTTAAGTACTTGCCACCGGGCTAAGGGATTAGAGGGCGATCGCATCTTTATTTACAAACCTGATGATATGCCCATGACCTGGAAAAATCAGCAACAGTGGCAACTAGAGCAGGAAAAGAATTTACTTTATGTGGCGTTGACTCGTAGTAAGTCTGAATTATTTATTGTGGGTGAATGTAGTTGGTATACGGCATCACCAGCACCAGAAACAGATAAAACAGTAAATACTAGTAAACAGTCTACTCATGATGATTACTTCTCCTTATATAGAGAAGCACGAGAAAAACTTGATAAGGAGTTAAGCCCAATCTTTAAAAATGCTGATTCCAGAGCAAAGTTTATCAAAACTGTGATTGATGAAGATATTGATTTAGGGATACTTGAAGACTCAGGCAAAATTAAATATACATCTGCTGAAAGCAAAAAAGCTGTGTACACTGCAATAGATAATTATTGGGTAAGATTTGGCGTTGCGTCTCGCTCCTTGGAAGAAATCGAGAATGAGTACGACACGCAACTTGACGAATATGATTTCTAG
- a CDS encoding EVE domain-containing protein yields the protein MSYWLFQGNPKYYRIIDGIRDFEQMPWLATRYAKDMAPGDGVLIWKAGDKAGIYAIAEIIESPKIITNPPDIGYWIDTSRVGVKPCAKIRFTSKLLDKPLVRENLKEDLVLKNLIVIRQPNATNYKITQQEWQRVHELRG from the coding sequence ATGAGTTACTGGCTGTTTCAAGGCAACCCCAAGTATTACCGCATTATAGACGGCATCCGCGACTTTGAGCAGATGCCGTGGCTGGCAACTCGCTACGCCAAAGATATGGCCCCTGGTGATGGAGTGCTGATTTGGAAAGCTGGGGATAAGGCAGGAATATATGCGATCGCAGAGATTATCGAGTCCCCCAAGATTATCACTAACCCCCCTGATATTGGCTATTGGATTGATACCAGTCGCGTTGGTGTTAAACCTTGCGCCAAGATTCGCTTTACCAGCAAATTGTTAGACAAGCCACTGGTGAGGGAAAACTTAAAAGAAGACCTCGTGTTGAAAAACTTGATTGTAATTCGTCAGCCGAACGCTACAAATTACAAAATTACACAACAGGAATGGCAACGTGTACATGAATTGAGAGGATAG
- a CDS encoding helix-turn-helix domain-containing protein, which translates to MQIYQLFKQAMDRYSIQGKELAALAGISQNHLSQFRSGHKWVSPEVFAALLEGMDQLAPGSRKYFCQLLAEEPLAEKDTSKKLAEMIEAADDDEMEAALLAIGRKWKRTRHNSAISGNYNTGFDSAIAV; encoded by the coding sequence ATGCAGATTTACCAGCTATTTAAGCAGGCGATGGATCGATACAGCATTCAAGGAAAGGAATTAGCCGCGCTAGCTGGTATAAGCCAAAATCACCTATCCCAGTTTCGCTCCGGGCATAAATGGGTAAGCCCAGAGGTATTTGCAGCTTTACTAGAGGGGATGGATCAGCTTGCCCCTGGCTCTAGAAAATATTTTTGTCAGCTATTGGCTGAGGAACCATTAGCAGAAAAGGACACGAGTAAAAAGCTTGCGGAAATGATTGAGGCTGCTGATGATGATGAAATGGAAGCAGCATTATTAGCAATTGGTCGCAAGTGGAAGAGAACACGCCATAATTCGGCTATTTCAGGTAACTACAACACGGGGTTTGACTCGGCGATCGCTGTCTAA
- a CDS encoding class I SAM-dependent methyltransferase, giving the protein MKFAQNLTRRQGLLKALTLAILVLASVMPPTVLANESEKATFNSTITLQTILTSSHRSVANRDRDKYRHPAQTLQFFGLRPNMTVVELWPGGGWYTEILAPFLAAKGQLIVTNFASSTSKPALAFQEKLAANPEVFGKVKVAQINPPTELTLAPDNSVDLVVTFRNIHNWVKAGYDEQVYAAAYKALKPGGILGVEEHRGKPDISLEESIKTGYMSLDGVIAAVEKAGFKLVGKSEINANPKDTKDYPGGVWTLPPTLSQGQKDRQRFLAIGESDRMTLKFIKPKAP; this is encoded by the coding sequence ATGAAATTTGCACAAAATCTCACCCGCCGCCAAGGCTTACTGAAAGCCCTGACTCTAGCAATCCTTGTATTGGCATCTGTAATGCCCCCAACTGTTCTAGCCAACGAGAGCGAAAAAGCGACATTCAACAGCACAATCACGCTCCAAACCATACTCACCAGCAGTCATCGCTCCGTTGCAAATCGTGACCGAGACAAGTACCGCCACCCAGCCCAGACTTTGCAATTCTTCGGTCTGCGTCCAAATATGACTGTGGTTGAATTGTGGCCAGGGGGCGGCTGGTATACTGAGATATTAGCCCCATTTCTAGCGGCAAAGGGGCAACTCATAGTTACTAACTTTGCTTCCAGCACAAGTAAACCTGCTTTGGCTTTCCAAGAAAAACTAGCAGCTAATCCAGAGGTTTTTGGTAAGGTCAAAGTCGCTCAAATCAATCCCCCAACCGAACTCACCCTAGCCCCAGACAATTCTGTAGACCTAGTTGTTACCTTCCGCAATATTCACAACTGGGTCAAAGCTGGCTATGACGAGCAGGTTTATGCGGCGGCTTATAAAGCACTCAAGCCAGGGGGCATTCTGGGAGTGGAAGAACACCGTGGCAAACCAGATATTTCTTTAGAAGAGAGTATTAAAACTGGCTATATGTCTCTTGATGGGGTAATTGCTGCTGTAGAGAAGGCTGGCTTCAAATTGGTAGGCAAATCAGAGATTAATGCCAACCCAAAAGATACCAAGGACTATCCGGGCGGAGTTTGGACACTACCTCCAACCTTGAGCCAAGGTCAAAAAGATAGGCAACGCTTCCTTGCCATTGGAGAGAGCGATCGCATGACCCTCAAATTCATCAAACCCAAAGCCCCCTAA
- a CDS encoding HAD hydrolase-like protein, producing the protein MQLGLFLDLDGTTRESTEGKFIQTPKGQRIMAGVHEAIAHHKRQGYTIIGITNQGGCDTINRDTGKPLKSIEDAIAQQQYTLELIPQLEAIYFCPDMRGLIVYRVTRNSAVKLADHTPDDDFLEEKFRYRKPGAGMIYQAVFDFGIDLTVSWMISDRPEDEQAAAATGLNFMWADVWRMRFTPGMYEIRTATPQLLEFLEGINLN; encoded by the coding sequence ATGCAATTAGGATTATTCCTTGACCTTGACGGAACCACGCGAGAATCGACTGAGGGTAAATTTATTCAGACACCCAAGGGACAGCGAATAATGGCGGGTGTACATGAAGCGATCGCCCATCATAAGCGCCAAGGTTACACAATCATTGGAATTACAAATCAAGGTGGCTGTGACACCATTAATCGTGATACTGGGAAGCCTTTGAAAAGTATTGAGGATGCGATCGCCCAACAGCAATACACCCTTGAATTAATCCCTCAACTGGAAGCAATATATTTTTGTCCAGATATGAGGGGCTTGATAGTGTATCGAGTCACTAGGAATAGTGCTGTTAAGCTTGCTGACCACACACCAGACGATGATTTCTTAGAGGAAAAATTTAGATACAGAAAGCCTGGGGCTGGAATGATCTATCAGGCTGTATTTGACTTTGGAATTGATTTAACTGTCTCATGGATGATAAGCGATCGCCCCGAAGACGAACAAGCCGCAGCCGCAACTGGACTTAACTTTATGTGGGCTGACGTGTGGCGAATGCGCTTTACACCTGGAATGTATGAAATCAGAACAGCCACGCCGCAGCTCTTAGAGTTTTTAGAAGGGATAAATTTAAATTAA
- a CDS encoding GIY-YIG nuclease family protein: MWLKYGVNEEGILICIEDITRGKTSLKCPYCNSGLTAKKGKVKEHHFAHNDQTCRPIANREFPTLPLYDNFNIQLSGKDLAQLKLLWKEYGVKSYPISSYLVTPGLLKAGMLRKNVYIRPPAYKFTNLGKIPIGTLELKLFNEVQEPLLLKKLLKLKLAFDHAKYKNAPDLAYRLTDLKLYRAQFKRILSCTLYFLEVQTDKGILYKIGVTTRPIKDRLAEIKLDLAAHYQTVAIKVLGTWLHRGNVELYFKHRYRNFNYPIGSLTEYYKLQIEDVKIVLSDLQQMLPKLLSQVEIDILEENTNWEQVAV; encoded by the coding sequence ATGTGGCTAAAATATGGTGTAAATGAAGAAGGTATCTTGATATGTATTGAAGATATCACAAGAGGTAAGACTTCACTTAAGTGTCCTTACTGTAATAGTGGTCTAACGGCTAAAAAAGGCAAGGTGAAAGAGCATCATTTTGCTCATAATGACCAAACCTGCCGCCCCATAGCTAACCGAGAATTCCCAACTCTGCCACTTTATGACAATTTCAATATTCAGCTATCTGGCAAGGATTTAGCACAGTTAAAACTACTATGGAAGGAGTACGGAGTCAAAAGTTATCCTATTAGTTCCTACTTAGTTACTCCTGGTTTACTCAAAGCAGGAATGTTGAGAAAAAATGTTTACATTCGACCGCCTGCCTATAAATTCACGAATTTGGGAAAAATCCCCATCGGAACGCTAGAGTTGAAATTATTTAACGAAGTGCAAGAGCCATTATTACTGAAAAAGCTACTAAAGCTAAAGCTAGCTTTTGACCATGCCAAGTACAAAAATGCCCCAGACTTGGCATACAGACTCACTGATTTAAAACTGTATCGCGCTCAATTTAAACGTATCTTATCTTGTACATTGTATTTTTTAGAGGTTCAAACAGATAAAGGTATTCTGTACAAGATAGGAGTAACCACTAGACCTATTAAAGACCGATTAGCAGAAATCAAACTAGATTTAGCCGCACATTACCAAACTGTTGCTATTAAGGTACTAGGAACTTGGTTACACCGAGGTAATGTTGAATTATATTTTAAACATCGTTATCGTAACTTTAATTATCCCATTGGGAGTTTAACTGAGTACTATAAACTTCAGATTGAGGATGTCAAAATCGTGCTGAGTGACTTACAACAAATGCTACCTAAATTACTTTCTCAAGTGGAAATAGATATTCTTGAGGAGAATACTAACTGGGAGCAAGTTGCTGTGTAA
- a CDS encoding DNA cytosine methyltransferase, with product MLLLHVSFFAGIGGFELGIKAAGASELIKTELFIENNPDAQRVLCYRFPNISIHSDIKDYYSKPGEFNLYTIGFPCTGTSIAGNGTGLDHPESKLWFEALRCIADGRPSFIIIENPTGLVNKGLRAVLGGLRMVGYVWDDPQIISAAELGSPQERERLFIIAYTNNVCERLNGMQTSWGNQIGAEIKDIYNQGRQVKPSSTGVDDGVPRWLGGISFDGHWRDNISAAPIYPGVRHHLNKRRDCNDLYARSVCPLQAAIAIKRVCYLANLAATA from the coding sequence GTGCTACTTTTACACGTCAGTTTCTTTGCAGGAATTGGAGGCTTTGAACTTGGAATCAAAGCCGCCGGAGCATCAGAACTCATCAAGACAGAACTCTTCATTGAAAATAACCCCGACGCTCAACGAGTCCTCTGTTACAGATTTCCCAATATCTCCATCCACAGCGACATCAAAGACTACTACTCAAAGCCGGGAGAATTCAACCTCTACACAATTGGATTTCCTTGCACAGGAACATCAATCGCAGGAAACGGAACCGGACTTGACCACCCAGAATCAAAACTCTGGTTTGAAGCCTTGCGGTGCATCGCAGACGGTCGTCCCAGTTTCATCATCATTGAAAATCCTACAGGACTTGTCAACAAAGGATTACGAGCAGTTCTTGGGGGACTCAGAATGGTTGGCTATGTCTGGGACGATCCGCAAATCATATCAGCTGCGGAACTCGGATCGCCCCAAGAAAGGGAAAGATTGTTTATCATTGCCTACACCAACAACGTATGCGAAAGGCTCAACGGGATGCAGACCAGCTGGGGCAACCAGATTGGAGCAGAAATTAAGGACATATATAACCAAGGGCGACAAGTTAAACCCAGCAGTACCGGGGTGGATGATGGGGTTCCCCGTTGGTTGGGCGGAATATCCTTTGATGGACACTGGCGAGACAATATCAGTGCAGCTCCCATTTATCCCGGAGTACGCCACCACCTCAATAAACGGCGAGATTGTAACGACCTCTACGCCCGATCAGTCTGCCCCCTCCAAGCAGCGATCGCAATTAAGCGAGTCTGTTACCTCGCCAATCTCGCCGCAACAGCTTAA
- a CDS encoding single-stranded DNA-binding protein translates to MTPEQTDLWLEIQNRQMLALEQIADCLSQLAPKTAPNYQRNIEEFKRFDWASVDATVERSDQYGAAIVTWKGYQFIRRSPSNKFGAAVWFSRCTGKDDTGENLYERLITFKPVSDKEVEPLPEKVSRYLDR, encoded by the coding sequence ATGACACCAGAACAAACTGATCTTTGGCTTGAAATTCAAAACCGCCAGATGCTGGCACTTGAGCAAATAGCTGACTGTTTAAGCCAACTGGCTCCCAAAACTGCACCAAACTATCAGCGAAATATTGAGGAATTTAAGCGTTTTGATTGGGCCAGTGTTGATGCAACTGTTGAACGTAGCGATCAGTATGGAGCGGCCATAGTAACTTGGAAAGGTTATCAGTTTATTAGGCGATCGCCCTCTAATAAATTTGGTGCGGCTGTTTGGTTCTCTCGCTGCACTGGTAAAGATGATACAGGTGAAAATCTCTATGAGCGGCTGATTACGTTTAAACCAGTCTCAGATAAAGAAGTCGAGCCATTGCCTGAGAAAGTTAGCCGTTATTTGGATCGCTAA